The DNA region ATAAAAGTCAACTAAAACATTCGCACAAAGGAGGTCGTACAGTTTTAGGCAGTTGCAGCATTTCAAAACTCTCCCGTCGGTTATTTTTCGAAAGCATCCTCCACAGCTTGCCATTGTAAATTGTACTGTACGCCTACGGAATAAGTTTCAAATTGCACTAAATATCAACGACACACTGATAAATGCGCCCGCGCAGATTCTAACAGCTGATTGGCTGTCACCGGTCAGCTGACCCGAACAGATGATGACTTTACACTGAATGTTTAAACTGTGTTTTATAGCCTAAATTACATTCGTACACTgcacaattgttttttttttagtagccTCTCTTACTAGGATTAGTATTTAACACCAATTAAATTTTAGAACAGCTAATTACTAGGTTTTTTTAGTAAAAATCACGGAGCGAACGGAAAGTACGTATGACAGCTCTGACGTACGTCACGTGACcctcagagaagtgggttaggttaggctagaactacgacccttacagaagcgaaatgctagtagaaaagtgggtggttttacctccttttctacatagtgtaccatctacaataatctttcaccggcccccatagaagtcggtttttttttcttaaaaattattttacttaaacACAATGGGGAAATCCAAAGGAAACGTTCTAAATATTGTTCGGTAACTATTGACGGGAAAATAGGTATATTCTTGAGATAATACCAAAGACTTACCGACAACGCAATCAGGGCACCAGCTCGTACCATCGGGCAGCTTAGAATCAAAGTAGAAGTACACGGGAGGCCCTTGAGGGTCTATATTATCCGTATATTTTACGAACTCCTCAAACCCTTTTATAAACACCTGAGTTACCATTTTGCACAACCGACTGTTCAATTGCAAACAATTTAGTAATTTATCTAAAGCTATCTAAAACTTATCTTGCCCGAAGATAATTTCTTGCATTTTCCGTAACTCGTGAAATTACACTTAAATAGCAATATGATAAAACTCAGAATAGCAGATTTTTTTGCTAAGACGCTGTCTTAATGAAAGTCTAGAGAAAATTTATTGCATTATTGTAAACGtgaaattaaactttaacgaAACTGTGATAAGGTTCATTATTAGATTTGATCGCCGCTATAACACTGATGTCTGTaactttaaataggtatttaggtGGCAGGTAAGTAAATAAGCGTTTCTAATGAGTAGGTACATGTtcatataaataaaactcatacAACATGATTAATGACAATAATGACCTATTGTAATCAACAAGCGTAGCTATGGATATGCATATAGGTAGTCATTTTCGTTTGATTTATCTAAATCcatttgtgtatttattttgttcgaTCACGTAAAGCAGGTACCTCCTACAATATTATCCTCACGTTTTATGTAATCTTTATGGCTGAAACCATGTTGAAACgactatatatttatttataatagttatccTACTTCTTGGCTACTATGTGGCGTAAAACGTAGCGCGGGAAGGGACCCAATAAGGGTCGATCTAGCATATTGAAAATTGCTATGAGACTGGACTGTTGAATGGGGAGAGCACAAAACATTAAGGCAGTCCTAACGTAGCACCTTTGTCCAGCTGTGTATGTGTTGCCGGTGATACAAGCACAGTATTATTCTGATGCTATGATGAGTAATGTCACATTACGTAGCCATTTTTTCTGCACGCATTCGATTGCGCCTATACTGCTACATTTCGGCGCGCCTATACGTGCCTCCACGCGGTTTCAAATACGAGCTAATACGCCAGTATTTTCTAGTCTGAAAGTCTAAAACCACCCTTTATGTAagactaatttaaataaaacttttaattcaaaataaaatactgaTGAGCAGAAATGAAACAGTAAcatcttaaaaattatatatatttacataaaagatTATAAAAGCATGCCAATTTCACTTATCTGGAAAACAAAGTTCATACCTCCAAATACATCTTAACATCAATACTCTTTTAAAACCTTAGTAATGTGAGAAGGTTGACAGTTAAGTGTATTTTGAGGTAAGAACCTTTTCAACATAGGGTAAGCTACCCTATTGTCAGCACTTTAATACATCAGTGCATGGTGACTTTTCTATGACTTTCATGGGATAATTTACcctataaaacatattaatgcaCTTTACTCTTCATCTTCTTCGAACATCATCTGCAGCAGTTCGCGCTTGTTGCACTGGCTACCCTCAAGCCTTTGGACACCTTTCCATCGGAGCAGTGTCGGAATGACCATGAGTTTGGTGCGGGGGTCCGTCCTGAATGGGCACATTTTGTCTTTCcagctaaaaataaataaaagacacTATAACAGAAAATAGCAGCCATTTTAAAAGTACAACTACTTAATAATATAGGATGTTACATTAATTTCTTCAGTCATTTCAAAGTTTTAAAAAAGTTTATGGTTTTCTTACTAGTCTCTGTCTCCAACATCCACATATGCGAAAATAATGCTTTTCTGTAGTTCATTGAGGTAAGCCTGCACTATAGGTTCAGCTGGAACAAAAAAAATAGGGTTTATTTTATATCTTACAattcattaattaatttaaattgtaccaacgcccacactgttaactgacagttcataaaccttattacaaaaggcataaggtccaccaatggacagttaagagtgtggcCGTTTGTACTTGTAAAAAAACAAGGGAAAAATTCAATCCATCAACTAATAACTAGTGGTAAAAACCATAATGTTGTTTAGGAAAGTTTATAAAAGGTAGGTTTAATGTAGGCAGCACTATCACTTTGTGATTATGATATAAAAGATATCTTTTTATGCTCAGATTAACTTCTATAAGAAATTAGGAAAACTAGTAACCATatgtcggactccagcgggcattgtcgtggcatgtcagaatgataggtaaggttcgcaaatcaatcaattcactttcgagtatttgtacttagtatttggtacctagtatttataatgtgaaattccaaatatcatagcaactaactgcattatttataaacgtacttggactacacataagtcaaaatggcgaaaaaattcgtttggctttatccgtcactcagacaattgcagctgtgagaaaggaacaaaataaatgagttaactgggcatgtcaagttctatgaacacggctatgttacaaatactaggtacattataatactcgtaagttaagatttttttgtaaaccttaccttgccctcaaactgccccctatagtccgacgtatgCTAGTAACAAACCCATTTGGCAATAAATACACCAGCCTCTACCATTTTCTTTTTTACTAGAtaagaaaaagaaataaacacgACGGCTTTTGCTTTTCAGGGTATCAAGAAAATTTGAGTATTCATCAAAGGTATTTAAATGatgaaaatcaatttttggCTTCTTTCTCTTAGACatgttaacaaaaataaaataaaatgacaagcacacaataaactttttttaatatcaTATTAAACCTACATcgttgtttatttgtttatttttgttgtaaccaaagaatataatactcactaggaggttGTAACTGTTTTATGTTTACAGGTGGGAACATGTAAACACATCAAAACAAATAACTTTGGAAATTGCAGATAAAATTATCGTTATCCGTAGTGATTCAATAAGTTTTCAGACTCACCCTCAACGCAATCTGGACACCAACTACTTCCATTAGGCAACTTAGATCCGCTAAAAAAGAAGAACACCGGCGGCCCCGACCTAGCGATGTCTTCGGTGAACTTGGAAAAGGCATCCATCCCTTTGATTTCTACGCGAGTCACCATCTTCAGGTTTTTCTTATGGTAAGGTGTTACACCGCCCACAAATATGAGCTAATAAACAAGCTTTAAAATGATTTTAGTGATGATAAGCGGAAACACCGGATCGGATGACGGATGACGACGTTGACGACTGAAAAATGACATTGACACATGTCAATAACATTTTATCCTGTCGAAGCCACTGTTAAATCTGCCGAGACAAgtgattttattataaattttattataaatatgttggttttttttttaatttaactatacttggtcaagcatatcttgtcagtagaaaaaggcggcaaatttgaaaaatgtaggcgtgaagggatattgtcccatagaaaatttgaatttcgcgcctttttttactgacaagatctgcttgaccagctttatttatttataattaattgtaTGGACATTTAGTTAATctgatttatttttagataatttTACAGAAACAGATGCGAACTCACATTGCCGCGTTTATTCAAACATTGATGTTGTATCTCTTTCTTCACTATGGCGAACGAAAGTAACGCCGCTATATTTCGCAATTGTTCGTCGACTTCATAAAATAATGGAAATGCGTAAAACGGATCTTTATTCGAAACGGCATAAACGGCCATGGCAGCCATGACAATTGACATGACAGTTACATATTTGAAATTTTGAATGTTGTGCTTATCTGacgctaaactaaaacaaaacctTGTCAggattgttattttatattttttccgtGCTTCTTGTGATTGTGTTGTGACTTAATTAGTTGAATGAATGAAGATGGAGCAATCAACGATGCAGAACATATCCTTTCAGCCAAAAACTATGGCGGAGTTGCTTCCAGATCTTGCCCTGAACGGTAAACCAACTAACAAAGCTTTACTATTCTTTCAAATTGTGCTTTTAATTGGAGCTAATTGAACAATTATTACTTCCTAAGTGTATATAGAAATGATAATCTTGAATTTTATCGTTCTAGGCATAATATCTAAAGAAGCAATACTGACGCTTACTGGTAAAAAGAAGCCTCGAAACACTATGACAATTAACCGAACAGCTGAGAAGGCCGTGAAGCCACTAACTATGGCTGAAATGAGAGCTGAATTACAAGGTAACCTTTAAAACCTTCATAACAGAGATTCTATTtacagtatatttttataaCCCTATTATAATATCACTcttattcataataaaatagACTACATTTTGGGGCTCGGAAATCTGGTACCCAACAGAATAGGAGTAaaccgacgaccggtctggcctagtgggtagtgaccctgcctgtgaagccgatggtcctgggttcgaatcccagtaagggcatttatttgtatgatgatacagatatttgttcctgagtcatgggtgttttctatgtatttgtatattatatatatatcgttgtctgagtacccacaacacaagccttcttgagcttactgtgggacttagtcagtctgtgtaagaatgtcctataatatttatttatttatttattttattttatttaaaccaaTGCTGGATTGTTCGAACTGCCCAATTATtgtatttgtatgggaaattaAAGCTTACTTGAAATACGAATTTTAGAAATTGCAAATCTAGTGGTATTAACCATACATTTTCTATTCTATTAGTATAATTAACATGTCTAGGAGTAGAGATATATTGATACATGCAATCGAGCcctcgtaataaaaaaatctgtatATAATCTGTTTGGCTGCGTAAACTGCTGGATTATAGAGTGGGACACCTGAGTCACTGATTAATGAGCATTCCAGGTTGGCAAGAGCCAGAATACCAAGTGAGTGAGAACATACTGTAGAAAAGTATGTAaagaaatttttaaaaatttttattattttccagCTTTCAAAGGCCGCACCCCTTGCAAGGCTCAACCGGCGACATCAACAAAGAAGAAAGGCTGGAACTCTTCAGTGAAAGTGGAGAAGAAAGTAAACCACACGGCAGATGGGAAGCTGCGCAATAATGTGGTCAGAAAGGTTCTCAATTTCCAACCACCTAAACCTGTAGCTCCACTTCAGAACAAAGTATGTTTCTTTTGTTTTATGCATGTGATGCTTGGTGTTCTTGTGCATGTTCTTATGACCAATTAGACCTAGTTTTAGTGGTTTCACATATGcaaaaaattattgattatagtaagaaggggttgtgcacaaatcacgcgaggtgttttcggctactttttgacccccgctcccccttggtgatatttggtgaggtttttggctatcCCCCTCCTCCCACACAACCACACGTGTATTTTCTTgaaattttttcattcgacctaattttaagataagtagtattttatatagaaaatcttgtttatatttctattttcgttaaatggactcactattttgaagtgcaaagtgaagatttatgtttaatgtaaccgagaaaaagtatctactcgtGTGGTAGgtctttttttcttagtttcgttcactgtagaaaaatatacgtgaggtttccttataccgtcctcccccaacgtgatctatcgtgattttttcgtgaccccccctccccctatcgaacctcgcgtgattagTGCACAAGCCCCAAGTAGTATACAATTAAAAGTTTTGTGCTTTATCAAAAACTTTATTTGGCGTACATACAAAGTATTTTGTAAAACTTATCAAgcaaagtaatttaaatttggcATGTGTACATACAAAGTAGTTTGTAAAACTTATCAAGGAAAGTAATTTAAACTGTGATTATACAGCACCTTTGgttaaattacaatatatatctCTTACATATTTCACATTCATTGAAACATACATAAGTATGGACAATGACTGTTGAAACCAAgttgaaacaaaacaaatattaattaattaatttctttttcagacAATATCAAATGCCCGTGTGTCAATGATGCCACCTGCTCGCTCAAGAATGACTTTAACAGCAGCTGTAGCCAATGCCAGGATGACTCTCATGCCTCCTGAGACTCCAAAGTTTCCCAAACCAGAACACAGAGCAAAGAAGTCACTGTATGTTCAAGGTAAGGggtttacaatacaatactctttataatgtcatcatcttcctcgcgttatcccggcttttGCCACGGCCCATAGGAGCCTGGGGGCGTGGCAaataatcccgagaattggcgtaagcACTAGGTTTgacaaaagcgactgccatctgaccttccaacccagaggtaAAACTAGGTCTTACTGGGATTAGTcgggtttcctcacgatgttttcgttCACAGAAcgcgactggtaaatataatatcaaatgatatttcgtgtataagttccaaaaaatacattggtacgaaccggggttggaacccgcgacctccagattatAGTTGCATCAGCATATCAGCCAGATTAAGGTTGAATGGAATTGCAACAAATGATCTTTTACACCAAACACTTGCACTATTTAGATTTAGATAAATCTACCAACTTCTCATTAGGTAGTCGTACTAATATCGGCTCCTCTCCAATTACTGGCCTAGcccatctatagttcgtttttttttagcattagaaattaggtaaacaatcttgatgtgtcttttgattgaaaaacacattttaaaaataagttacggcaaatatgtaacaattatgaatctaatacgatcatttatattcttctgctttcataagtaatagtttttgaattttaaatagcgtttttcaattgaaagacatgtcaagatcgcttaccttcttgcaagttctttctaatgctaaaaaaaacgaactataacattatttaaaaagggAAGGAAGTGGTGACTTACCTGCAAAAGTGGCAACAAAAACCAATTAGGAAACTATCATACTTAAAAGAGCCAATTACTGGGCAGCTTTTCCTATATTATTTCTCAAGACCTTTAGACTGCACGGAGTATTGTAGTACTAGTACACTTTATTAgacacatttattttttaccaTTTCATAGGATAATCATCAAAGATTTTATTGTTGTTTTGCAGCTAAAACGAATGTACGGATCAGCGGCATATGCAAAATTCCAGAAACACCAATAGAAACTAAACTAGATAAAACTAAAGTAACTATTGCCAACAAAGAAAACAGCTCATACCAAGCTAATATAAACAGAAAATCCATCGCTCCCGCGCTCATAAACCACAAGAGGCTGGCCCCACCCCCCAAAGCTGACACACCTTTATCAAATGACTCCTGGAAATCTGGCAGCGATGCCAGTTTCATACAAAAAGAAAAGGAAATCCATGAAACTGAGGCTATGACAGATGCAATATTAGACGCCCAACACACTCTTGAGAACATAGCCGAGGTCTCACCACCCATCGCAACACCATTCAGGGACTACAGAAACAATGTAGAATGCCACAACAACTCCAGTGTTATGGACAATTCTAATACTGAAAATGACACTATCATGTGCTTTGATAACCCTACTATGTTAGAAAGAGTCAATAATCAAGATGAAAGACTAAAAGAAAGTGAAAAAGTTGACAGAGAAGAAAGTGTGATTGTGTCATTATGTGACATGCTGAATAAAGCTACTGTCACTAACTCTGAGAGCACATCTAAGCTGGATGAGCTACTTGAAGTTGAAAGGCAGACTGAGCACAACATTAAAATGATAGAAAATGGTATTCAAACTCTTAAAAATATCAAAGAAGCGCAATATAAAGCACTATCTCAAGTGAGGAAGCTGATAAGAGAGAAAAGAAGCAGTAGAAAAGTGTCAGACAGTGAAAAAGATACCACTTTAGTTAGTAAAAATGCTGAACCCCAAAGTCCTAAAAGTCCAGTGCTCGGTCACCCTTGTTCAGTTATCAGATTAAGCCCAAAATCCCCTtcttataaaatacctaaaagaACGCCATGTTTGAggaaaaaagtgttttataaATCAATGCCTAATGTAGTGTCAGACATGAGCACTCCAGTGAAGTTAGAAGGCGGGACGGCTTTAAACATGTATATGAAGATGAAAGAGCAGTTGCATTTCTTGAACACTCCGCTGGTGAAGTCGCGGCCGGCACTGGTGCCCGACACGCCGGCTATCACCTCGCAAAATCTTCAGATGCAACTAAATAGATTATACAACAAAAGCTAGTAGTAGTTATACTATAGAATATAGATTATGATATGGGTTT from Cydia fagiglandana chromosome 6, ilCydFagi1.1, whole genome shotgun sequence includes:
- the LOC134665365 gene encoding uncharacterized protein LOC134665365 — its product is MKMEQSTMQNISFQPKTMAELLPDLALNGIISKEAILTLTGKKKPRNTMTINRTAEKAVKPLTMAEMRAELQAFKGRTPCKAQPATSTKKKGWNSSVKVEKKVNHTADGKLRNNVVRKVLNFQPPKPVAPLQNKTISNARVSMMPPARSRMTLTAAVANARMTLMPPETPKFPKPEHRAKKSLYVQAKTNVRISGICKIPETPIETKLDKTKVTIANKENSSYQANINRKSIAPALINHKRLAPPPKADTPLSNDSWKSGSDASFIQKEKEIHETEAMTDAILDAQHTLENIAEVSPPIATPFRDYRNNVECHNNSSVMDNSNTENDTIMCFDNPTMLERVNNQDERLKESEKVDREESVIVSLCDMLNKATVTNSESTSKLDELLEVERQTEHNIKMIENGIQTLKNIKEAQYKALSQVRKLIREKRSSRKVSDSEKDTTLVSKNAEPQSPKSPVLGHPCSVIRLSPKSPSYKIPKRTPCLRKKVFYKSMPNVVSDMSTPVKLEGGTALNMYMKMKEQLHFLNTPLVKSRPALVPDTPAITSQNLQMQLNRLYNKS
- the LOC134665616 gene encoding thioredoxin domain-containing protein 17-like is translated as MVTRVEIKGMDAFSKFTEDIARSGPPVFFFFSGSKLPNGSSWCPDCVEAEPIVQAYLNELQKSIIFAYVDVGDRDYWKDKMCPFRTDPRTKLMVIPTLLRWKGVQRLEGSQCNKRELLQMMFEEDEE